One genomic segment of Trichococcus shcherbakoviae includes these proteins:
- a CDS encoding pyridoxal phosphate-dependent aminotransferase, translated as MYHWSELSKNYPASSIRKMAKLAAQFDDTLMLTMGEPNFETPEYIKKAAQDAIAANHTHYGPNVGELAFQQAVAKKYTDQTGIPFEPNEVMATFGGTEGILHVMMSILNPGDEVIIADPSYPNYLGQIMLLGAKVVPVPVYEENSFKMQASDIEQVMTDKTRLIILNTPNNPMGSILDPSDMEAIVALADLHQIAILSDEVYESLIYDGKKHFSLFQIPGAKDNHFVVNSLSKTYAMTGWRIGYVVGNHEAIDRMAEFREGVGFCVPPFIQEAAIAAITGPQDDVRYFLEQYDRRRHIIVDGLNQIPGFNCLNTEGAFYAFPNIKAFGKSSYDFAMEILTETHVALTPGSAFGKMGEGYLRIPFAESEEVLQEAIDRIKAYIIKAYPNL; from the coding sequence ATGTACCATTGGTCTGAACTATCCAAAAACTATCCGGCATCCAGCATCCGAAAGATGGCGAAGCTGGCCGCCCAATTTGATGACACCCTGATGCTGACGATGGGCGAACCGAATTTCGAAACCCCGGAATATATCAAAAAAGCAGCGCAGGATGCCATCGCCGCCAATCATACGCACTACGGGCCGAATGTCGGCGAGCTCGCTTTTCAGCAAGCCGTCGCAAAAAAATACACGGACCAGACCGGCATCCCCTTCGAACCGAATGAAGTCATGGCGACTTTCGGCGGAACGGAAGGCATTCTGCATGTTATGATGTCAATCCTGAATCCAGGTGACGAAGTGATCATCGCCGACCCGAGCTATCCGAATTATCTCGGTCAAATCATGCTTTTGGGAGCCAAAGTTGTGCCGGTGCCTGTCTACGAAGAAAATTCATTCAAAATGCAGGCTTCCGACATTGAGCAGGTCATGACCGACAAAACGCGTTTGATCATTCTGAATACCCCGAATAATCCGATGGGTTCAATCCTTGATCCGAGCGATATGGAAGCCATCGTGGCATTGGCTGATCTCCATCAGATTGCGATTCTGTCGGATGAAGTCTACGAAAGTCTCATTTACGATGGAAAGAAACATTTCAGCCTGTTCCAGATACCCGGTGCAAAAGATAATCATTTCGTAGTGAACAGCTTGTCCAAAACCTATGCGATGACGGGTTGGCGGATCGGATATGTCGTCGGCAATCATGAAGCCATCGATCGCATGGCTGAGTTCAGGGAAGGCGTCGGATTCTGCGTCCCGCCCTTCATCCAGGAAGCCGCAATCGCTGCAATCACCGGACCGCAGGATGATGTCCGTTATTTTCTGGAACAATATGACCGTCGCCGCCACATCATCGTCGATGGCTTGAACCAGATCCCCGGCTTCAATTGTCTGAATACGGAAGGCGCCTTCTATGCCTTCCCGAACATCAAGGCATTCGGTAAGTCTTCCTATGATTTTGCGATGGAAATCTTGACGGAAACCCATGTGGCGCTGACGCCGGGCTCCGCTTTCGGGAAAATGGGCGAAGGCTACTTGAGGATCCCATTCGCGGAATCGGAAGAAGTCCTGCAGGAGGCCATTGACCGCATCAAAGCCTATATCATAAAAGCTTATCCGAATTTATAG
- a CDS encoding CDP-alcohol phosphatidyltransferase family protein, translating to MKRVPNILTLIRLFLIPFYLMVFYSDTAHPVRWAMIIFLVASLTDIIDGYIARKYDAITKFGQVADPFADKVMQISVLYTLMDIGYIENWFFLIVLIKDGLQIFLGVALLNVEPKIIVPANVFGKATTVLIFATILLSLFRLPGLIYLQLFVGGLAVITFSQYAYHVWRAWGKNKPAKTEN from the coding sequence ATGAAACGTGTACCGAACATCCTTACGCTGATACGCCTGTTTTTGATCCCTTTTTATTTGATGGTCTTCTATTCCGATACGGCGCATCCGGTCCGTTGGGCGATGATCATTTTTCTGGTCGCCAGCCTTACCGACATCATCGATGGCTACATCGCCAGGAAATATGATGCCATCACGAAATTTGGGCAGGTGGCTGACCCGTTTGCGGACAAAGTGATGCAGATTTCGGTTCTGTACACATTGATGGACATCGGGTATATCGAAAACTGGTTTTTCCTGATTGTATTGATAAAAGACGGTTTGCAGATATTCCTAGGAGTGGCTTTGCTGAATGTCGAGCCGAAGATCATCGTGCCGGCGAATGTATTCGGGAAGGCCACGACCGTCCTGATTTTTGCTACGATCCTGCTTTCCTTGTTCCGTCTGCCGGGATTGATCTATCTGCAGCTGTTCGTCGGGGGATTGGCAGTCATCACCTTCTCCCAGTATGCTTACCATGTCTGGCGAGCATGGGGAAAAAATAAGCCAGCCAAGACTGAAAACTAA